A genomic window from Cucumis melo cultivar AY chromosome 8, USDA_Cmelo_AY_1.0, whole genome shotgun sequence includes:
- the PH gene encoding protein PIN-LIKES 6 isoform X2 codes for MDMERFLSAIVSEVQAGGNSLLVTIKIAVLPIAKVFTMCFLGFLMASKYVNILPASGRKLLNGLVFSLLLPCLIFSQLGQAITLEKMLKWWFIPANVVLASISGNIGNVPLVLIAALCRDDMNPFGDEEKCSTDGIAYISYGQWVGAIILYTYVYAMLAPPPEGTFDIKDQNIPVKNLLKDNTPAHVPLLIQEVASKYPDAPKKEETKGFLMYWFDKLKLKQIFQPPIIASVLAMLLGATPFLRRLIFTPDAPLFFFTDSCIMLGEAMIPCILLALGGNLVEGPGSSKLGLRTTAAVIFARLVLVPPAGVGIVMLADKLGFLPPDDKMFRFVLLLQHSMPTSVLSSAVATLRGCGRESAAILFWVHIFAVISMAGWFILYFRILF; via the exons ATGGACATGGAAAGATTTCTCTCAGCCATCGTCTCGGAAGTTCAAGCGGGAGGGAACTCTCTGCTTGTCACTATTAAGATTGCTGTGTTACCCATAGCCAAAGTTTTCACTATGTGCTTTCTGGGTTTTCTTATGGCATCTAAATATGTCAACATCTTGCCTGCAAGTGGAAGGAAGCTTTTGAATGGG TTGGTCTTTTCGCTTTTGCTTCCATGTTTAATATTCTCTCAGCTCGGGCAAGCTATTACTCTCGAGAAAATGCTTAAATG GTGGTTTATTCCTGCAAACGTTGTTCTGGCTTCGATATCAG GGAACATTGGAAATGTGCCTCTCGTTCTCATTGCAGCTCTATGTAGAGATGATATGAATCCTTTTGGTGATGAAGAGAAATGTAGCACTGATGGGATTGCTTATATTTCATATGGCCAGTGG GTTGGTGCAATTATCCTGTACACCTATGTTTATGCGATGCTGGCACCTCCACCTGAGGGTACATTTGACATCAAAGATCAAAATATTCCAGTTAAGAATCTGCTAAAGGATAATACGCCTGCACATGTTCCCTTGCTCATTCAGGAGGTAGCTTCAAAATATCCGGATGCTCCTAAGAAGGAAGAG ACTAAGGGCTTCCTTATGTATTGGTTTGACAAATTGAAGCTCAAGCAAATTTTTCAGCCTCCTATCATTGCTTCG GTCCTAGCTATGTTATTGGGTGCAACTCCATTCTTAAGGCGATTGATCTTTACTCCTGATGCTCCATTGTTTTTCTTCACTGATAGCTGCATAATGCTCGG GGAGGCTATGATTCCATGTATCCTGTTGGCATTGGGAGGAAACCTCGTTGAAG GTCCTGGAAGTTCAAAACTCGGGCTACGGACTACCGCTGCTGTTATTTTTGCAAGGTTGGTTTTGGTTCCTCCTGCAGGGGTTGGCATAGTCATGTTAGCCGACAAGCTTGGCTTCCTTCCTCCAGATGATAAAATGTTCCGAttcgttcttcttcttcagCATTCGATGCCAACATCTGTCCTCTCGA GTGCTGTGGCTACTTTGAGGGGTTGTGGTAGAGAATCTGCTGCTATTCTTTTCTGGGTTCATATATTTGCCGTCATCTCAATGGCAGGGTGGTTCATCCTCTACTTCAGGATACTCTTCTAA
- the PH gene encoding protein PIN-LIKES 6 isoform X1, with protein sequence MDMERFLSAIVSEVQAGGNSLLVTIKIAVLPIAKVFTMCFLGFLMASKYVNILPASGRKLLNGLVFSLLLPCLIFSQLGQAITLEKMLKWWFIPANVVLASISGSLIGLIVALIVALIVRPPYPFFKFTIVQIGIGNIGNVPLVLIAALCRDDMNPFGDEEKCSTDGIAYISYGQWVGAIILYTYVYAMLAPPPEGTFDIKDQNIPVKNLLKDNTPAHVPLLIQEVASKYPDAPKKEETKGFLMYWFDKLKLKQIFQPPIIASVLAMLLGATPFLRRLIFTPDAPLFFFTDSCIMLGEAMIPCILLALGGNLVEGPGSSKLGLRTTAAVIFARLVLVPPAGVGIVMLADKLGFLPPDDKMFRFVLLLQHSMPTSVLSSAVATLRGCGRESAAILFWVHIFAVISMAGWFILYFRILF encoded by the exons ATGGACATGGAAAGATTTCTCTCAGCCATCGTCTCGGAAGTTCAAGCGGGAGGGAACTCTCTGCTTGTCACTATTAAGATTGCTGTGTTACCCATAGCCAAAGTTTTCACTATGTGCTTTCTGGGTTTTCTTATGGCATCTAAATATGTCAACATCTTGCCTGCAAGTGGAAGGAAGCTTTTGAATGGG TTGGTCTTTTCGCTTTTGCTTCCATGTTTAATATTCTCTCAGCTCGGGCAAGCTATTACTCTCGAGAAAATGCTTAAATG GTGGTTTATTCCTGCAAACGTTGTTCTGGCTTCGATATCAGGTTCCCTAATTGGATTAATTGTTGCATTAATTGTTGCATTAATTGTTCGTCCTCCATACCCCTTCTTCAAGTTCACAATTGTACAAATTGGAATTG GGAACATTGGAAATGTGCCTCTCGTTCTCATTGCAGCTCTATGTAGAGATGATATGAATCCTTTTGGTGATGAAGAGAAATGTAGCACTGATGGGATTGCTTATATTTCATATGGCCAGTGG GTTGGTGCAATTATCCTGTACACCTATGTTTATGCGATGCTGGCACCTCCACCTGAGGGTACATTTGACATCAAAGATCAAAATATTCCAGTTAAGAATCTGCTAAAGGATAATACGCCTGCACATGTTCCCTTGCTCATTCAGGAGGTAGCTTCAAAATATCCGGATGCTCCTAAGAAGGAAGAG ACTAAGGGCTTCCTTATGTATTGGTTTGACAAATTGAAGCTCAAGCAAATTTTTCAGCCTCCTATCATTGCTTCG GTCCTAGCTATGTTATTGGGTGCAACTCCATTCTTAAGGCGATTGATCTTTACTCCTGATGCTCCATTGTTTTTCTTCACTGATAGCTGCATAATGCTCGG GGAGGCTATGATTCCATGTATCCTGTTGGCATTGGGAGGAAACCTCGTTGAAG GTCCTGGAAGTTCAAAACTCGGGCTACGGACTACCGCTGCTGTTATTTTTGCAAGGTTGGTTTTGGTTCCTCCTGCAGGGGTTGGCATAGTCATGTTAGCCGACAAGCTTGGCTTCCTTCCTCCAGATGATAAAATGTTCCGAttcgttcttcttcttcagCATTCGATGCCAACATCTGTCCTCTCGA GTGCTGTGGCTACTTTGAGGGGTTGTGGTAGAGAATCTGCTGCTATTCTTTTCTGGGTTCATATATTTGCCGTCATCTCAATGGCAGGGTGGTTCATCCTCTACTTCAGGATACTCTTCTAA